The Thermodesulfobacteriota bacterium genome segment ACTTTAACGGAAGTTCTCAGGAACGTCCCCGTTCTGCTTATCCGGTCACCACCACCGCCACAGGGAGATGATGAAAAGGACGGCAAGCACCAGGAACAGGTTCATGTATGCCATGAAATAGAAGCCCTTCAGGTGCGGCGGCTTGGCGGGGCGGGTGCCGGTATCGACGAGCTTCTTCACCGCCGGGAGGCGAAGGATCCGGTCCTCCCCGTGCGGCGCCAGTTCCAGCGCGCCGGTCAGATCGAATCCCGCCTTGTGCTTTCCGAGGTGGACCCCACCCTTCCAGAGGCGGCTGGCCGACGCGTCATAGATGATCCCTTTATAGGCGAACAGCGCGGGCGTTCCGTTCTCGCCGGTGAACGCGGCGAGCTCCTCCGGGGTCAGCTCCACCTTGTCCGGACTCGCCTCCCGGCGGGCCTTCAGGCGCGGCCCCACGACGAAGGTCACGAGGAAGGCGGTGGCCGCCATCACCAGAAAGATGCCGATCTTGATCGTCAGCAGGATCCCGAACCGGGTGTGGAAAAGGGCGTCAAGGGACGGGATCCGCAAGTACGTCAGCACGACCCCCGTGACCGCGATCGAGACGATGCAGCTCCATCCGAGCAGGAGCTCTCCCCGAGGCAGCCCCCGGGAGGCGTATGCAGGCTTGA includes the following:
- a CDS encoding CopD family protein yields the protein MVGRRAGGVLLLLALLFPALLLPGAARATEEMAERTGKDCSGCHVDPGGGGELNASGKEFLAAESAAGRAAPPSAARRAVRFTAGFLHLFTAVLWFGTILYVHLLLKPAYASRGLPRGELLLGWSCIVSIAVTGVVLTYLRIPSLDALFHTRFGILLTIKIGIFLVMAATAFLVTFVVGPRLKARREASPDKVELTPEELAAFTGENGTPALFAYKGIIYDASASRLWKGGVHLGKHKAGFDLTGALELAPHGEDRILRLPAVKKLVDTGTRPAKPPHLKGFYFMAYMNLFLVLAVLFIISLWRWW